The proteins below are encoded in one region of Roseovarius bejariae:
- a CDS encoding MFS transporter, whose protein sequence is MSKTLPLDDARTLPLWRRPVTLLFLMAAAMPVAFATWSALLNNFVIEAAEFDGSDIGWLHTVREIPGFLAIGVIALIIFIREQVLGLVSLAMLGVATALTAQFPSLGGILTITLLSSIGFHYYETVNQSLQLQWIDKLRAPKVLGWLVAAGSGATLVAYLLIVMTWEALGLTYNTVYMLAGGFTALVAVFCLVAYPQFEAPNPQVKRMVLKRRYWLYYALQFMAGARRQIFVVFAGFMMVEKFGFEVHEVTGLFLINLVANMVCAPLMGQAVYRYGERRTLIFEYIGLVIVFLAYGGIYWFGWGVVLAAALYVVDHLLFALALALKTYFQKIADPGDIAPTAAVAFTINHIAAVFLPALLGYLWLVSPGAVFMLAAGMAMVSLMLALLVPRHPAPGHETILSPSVPAPAE, encoded by the coding sequence ATGAGCAAGACCCTGCCCCTTGATGATGCCCGCACGCTGCCCCTGTGGCGGCGGCCTGTGACGTTGCTGTTCCTGATGGCGGCGGCGATGCCGGTGGCCTTTGCCACGTGGTCGGCGTTGCTCAATAACTTCGTGATCGAGGCCGCGGAATTCGATGGGTCGGACATCGGGTGGCTGCATACGGTACGCGAGATTCCGGGGTTCCTGGCCATCGGTGTGATCGCGTTGATCATCTTTATCCGCGAGCAGGTATTGGGCCTTGTGTCGTTGGCGATGCTGGGGGTGGCGACGGCCCTGACGGCGCAGTTCCCGTCCTTGGGCGGGATCCTGACCATCACGCTGCTAAGCTCGATCGGATTTCATTATTACGAGACCGTCAACCAATCGCTTCAGTTGCAGTGGATCGACAAGCTGCGCGCGCCGAAGGTTCTGGGCTGGCTGGTGGCGGCCGGGTCGGGGGCGACACTGGTGGCCTATTTGCTGATCGTGATGACATGGGAGGCTTTGGGCCTGACCTATAACACGGTTTACATGCTGGCCGGTGGCTTTACTGCCTTGGTCGCCGTGTTCTGCCTTGTGGCCTATCCGCAGTTCGAAGCGCCCAATCCGCAGGTCAAGCGGATGGTGCTAAAGCGGCGCTATTGGCTGTACTATGCGCTGCAATTCATGGCCGGTGCGCGGCGGCAGATTTTCGTCGTCTTCGCAGGCTTCATGATGGTCGAGAAGTTCGGTTTCGAGGTGCATGAGGTCACGGGGCTGTTCCTGATCAACCTTGTGGCCAACATGGTCTGTGCGCCGCTGATGGGGCAGGCGGTCTATCGCTATGGCGAGCGGCGGACCCTGATTTTCGAATACATCGGACTGGTGATCGTGTTCCTGGCCTACGGCGGGATTTACTGGTTCGGCTGGGGCGTGGTTCTGGCGGCGGCGCTTTACGTGGTGGATCATTTGCTGTTCGCGCTGGCGCTGGCGCTCAAGACCTATTTCCAGAAGATTGCCGATCCGGGGGATATTGCGCCGACGGCCGCCGTGGCCTTTACCATCAACCATATCGCGGCGGTGTTTTTGCCCGCGCTTCTGGGGTACTTGTGGCTGGTGTCGCCCGGTGCGGTTTTCATGCTGGCGGCGGGGATGGCCATGGTCTCGCTGATGCTGGCGCTGTTGGTTCCGCGCCATCCGGCGCCGGGGCATGAGACCATCCTGAGCCCGTCCGTACCGGCCCCTGCGGAATAA
- a CDS encoding 50S ribosomal protein L11 methyltransferase, whose protein sequence is MPTFTALTTLEGKQAAEALGADMEGLSPEPTGVGVFEIEDGSGLWEVGGYFDEEPDKAGLALLATMHGAKEFAVSELPEVDWVAKVRRELVPVEAGRFFVYGSHDADKVPDGCEPLLIEAAMAFGTGHHGTTQGCLRALDRLANEGFIGKSVIDVGCGTAVLAMGAARIWPGEVLASDIDEVAVDVARANVVANGLEGRVRCLEAAGLENAEIQAAAPFDLIFANILKGPLIELAPGLTANLVPGGFLILSGLLNEQADEVVTVYSSNGNSVAHREEIGDWTTLTLQRNA, encoded by the coding sequence ATGCCCACATTTACCGCCCTGACCACCCTTGAGGGCAAACAGGCCGCCGAGGCGCTTGGTGCCGATATGGAGGGGTTGAGCCCTGAACCTACAGGCGTGGGGGTTTTCGAGATCGAAGACGGTTCGGGCCTGTGGGAAGTGGGCGGCTATTTCGACGAGGAGCCGGACAAGGCGGGGCTGGCCTTGTTGGCGACCATGCATGGGGCGAAGGAATTTGCCGTTTCGGAACTTCCCGAGGTGGACTGGGTCGCCAAGGTGCGGCGCGAGCTGGTGCCGGTGGAAGCGGGGCGGTTCTTTGTCTACGGCAGCCACGACGCCGACAAGGTGCCGGACGGGTGCGAACCGCTGCTGATCGAGGCGGCGATGGCCTTTGGCACCGGGCACCATGGCACGACGCAGGGCTGTTTGCGGGCTTTGGATCGTTTGGCGAACGAGGGGTTCATCGGCAAATCGGTGATTGACGTGGGCTGTGGCACCGCCGTTCTGGCGATGGGGGCGGCGCGCATCTGGCCCGGTGAGGTCTTGGCGAGCGATATTGACGAGGTGGCCGTGGATGTGGCGCGCGCCAATGTGGTGGCCAATGGCCTTGAAGGTCGGGTCAGATGCCTTGAGGCCGCGGGGCTGGAGAATGCCGAGATACAGGCGGCTGCGCCGTTTGACCTGATCTTTGCCAATATCCTCAAAGGGCCGTTGATCGAGCTTGCGCCGGGCCTGACCGCAAATCTGGTCCCGGGAGGTTTTTTGATTCTATCGGGACTCTTGAATGAGCAGGCGGACGAGGTCGTGACGGTTTATTCAAGCAACGGAAACAGTGTGGCGCATCGCGAAGAGATTGGCGACTGGACTACCCTCACACTTCAAAGAAATGCTTAA
- a CDS encoding DUF1127 domain-containing protein, with protein sequence MADLSITRPHAAPTGLIAFFAAFIAWKDARATRKALSALTDRELEDIGLNRADIDRVAKAC encoded by the coding sequence ATGGCCGATCTCAGCATTACACGCCCGCACGCCGCCCCCACTGGGCTTATCGCATTTTTTGCGGCCTTCATCGCATGGAAAGACGCCCGCGCCACACGCAAGGCGCTTTCGGCCCTGACAGATCGCGAACTCGAAGACATCGGCCTGAACCGCGCCGACATCGATCGCGTGGCCAAAGCCTGCTAA
- the ruvC gene encoding crossover junction endodeoxyribonuclease RuvC, which yields MRVLGIDPGLRNLGWGVIDVMGSRLSHVANGVCRSSGGDLSERLLSLYLQLTEIFAAYEPQAAAVEQTFVNKDGASTLKLGQARGIALLVPAQHDLPVGEYAPNTVKKTVVGVGHANKDQVAHMVKVQLPGVDLAGPDAADALAIAICHAHHARSQTLVEVRA from the coding sequence ATGCGGGTTTTGGGAATTGATCCCGGATTGCGTAACCTTGGATGGGGCGTGATCGATGTGATGGGCAGCCGGTTGAGCCATGTGGCCAACGGGGTGTGCCGGTCTTCCGGGGGCGATTTGTCGGAGCGTTTGCTGTCACTTTACCTTCAACTGACCGAAATTTTCGCTGCATATGAGCCGCAGGCGGCGGCGGTGGAGCAGACCTTTGTCAACAAGGACGGGGCCAGCACCCTGAAGCTGGGGCAGGCGCGGGGTATCGCCCTTTTGGTGCCTGCGCAACATGACTTGCCCGTGGGGGAATATGCCCCCAACACGGTGAAGAAAACCGTGGTTGGGGTTGGTCATGCCAACAAGGATCAGGTGGCGCATATGGTGAAGGTGCAACTGCCCGGTGTCGATCTGGCGGGGCCGGATGCGGCGGATGCCTTGGCGATTGCGATTTGCCATGCGCATCACGCGCGGTCGCAGACCCTTGTGGAGGTGCGAGCATGA
- the ruvA gene encoding Holliday junction branch migration protein RuvA: MIGRLAGRIDYRATDHVLIDVKGVGYLVYCSDRTMQALPGVGEHVALYTDLLVREDLLQLYGFTTLAEKEWHRLLMSVQGVGAKASLAILGTLGPDGVGRAIALGDWNAVKAAKGIGPKTAQRVVNELKDKAPEVMAMGAAGSAPAQAPVGEVEDVIEPVAAPVPAPAATAPKGQAQAEALSALGNLGYAPGEAAGAVAQAAGDAPEASTAELIRAALKLLAPKG; the protein is encoded by the coding sequence ATGATCGGGCGTTTGGCAGGGCGGATCGATTACCGCGCGACGGATCATGTTTTGATCGACGTGAAGGGGGTTGGGTACCTTGTGTATTGCTCGGATCGTACGATGCAGGCCTTGCCGGGGGTTGGAGAGCATGTGGCGCTTTATACGGACCTGTTGGTGCGCGAGGATTTGTTGCAGCTTTATGGCTTTACCACGTTGGCCGAGAAGGAATGGCATCGGTTGTTGATGAGCGTGCAGGGCGTCGGGGCCAAGGCCTCGCTTGCCATTCTTGGCACTCTGGGCCCGGATGGCGTGGGGCGCGCGATTGCGCTGGGCGATTGGAACGCGGTGAAGGCGGCCAAGGGGATTGGCCCGAAAACGGCGCAGCGCGTGGTCAATGAATTGAAGGATAAAGCGCCCGAGGTCATGGCCATGGGCGCGGCGGGGTCGGCCCCGGCACAGGCCCCGGTGGGCGAGGTGGAAGATGTGATTGAGCCGGTGGCGGCCCCTGTTCCCGCGCCTGCGGCGACGGCCCCGAAGGGCCAGGCGCAGGCCGAGGCGCTGTCGGCGCTTGGCAATCTGGGCTATGCGCCGGGTGAGGCGGCGGGGGCCGTGGCGCAGGCGGCGGGCGATGCGCCCGAGGCCAGTACGGCGGAGTTGATCCGTGCCGCGCTCAAGCTATTGGCGCCGAAGGGGTAA
- the ruvB gene encoding Holliday junction branch migration DNA helicase RuvB, translated as MDQPDPTLRPDPLPEDADRSLRPQALEDFIGQAEARANLKVFIQSARQRGEAMDHTLFHGPPGLGKTTLAQIMSKELGVGFRMTSGPVLAKAGDLAAILTNLERNDVLFIDEIHRLNPVVEEVLYPAMEDFELDLVIGEGPAARTVRIELQPFTLVGATTRLGLLTTPLRDRFGIPTRLQFYTVEELHEIVTRNAVRMGAPADSEGACEIARRSRGTPRIAGRLLRRVVDFAVVEGDGKITKALADDALTRLGVDNLGLDGADRRYLRLIAEAYQGGPVGIETISAALSESRDALEEVIEPFLLQQGLIQRTPRGRMLAQGGWRHLGLAPPKAAGQSDLFGK; from the coding sequence ATGGATCAGCCCGACCCCACCCTGCGCCCAGATCCCTTGCCCGAGGATGCCGACCGGAGCCTGCGCCCGCAGGCGTTGGAGGACTTCATCGGGCAGGCAGAGGCGCGGGCGAACCTGAAGGTGTTCATCCAGTCGGCCCGACAACGGGGCGAGGCGATGGATCACACGTTGTTTCATGGGCCGCCCGGTCTGGGCAAGACGACCTTGGCGCAGATCATGTCGAAGGAGTTGGGAGTGGGGTTTCGCATGACCTCGGGGCCGGTTCTGGCCAAGGCGGGGGATTTGGCGGCGATCCTGACCAATCTGGAACGTAATGACGTGTTGTTCATCGACGAGATTCACCGCCTGAACCCGGTGGTTGAGGAGGTGCTTTACCCTGCGATGGAGGACTTCGAACTGGATCTGGTGATTGGTGAAGGGCCAGCGGCGCGGACCGTGCGGATCGAATTGCAGCCTTTCACGTTGGTGGGCGCGACGACGCGCTTGGGGCTGTTGACCACGCCTTTGCGGGACCGCTTCGGGATCCCGACGCGGTTGCAGTTCTACACGGTCGAGGAGTTGCACGAGATCGTCACCCGGAATGCCGTACGCATGGGGGCGCCTGCCGATAGCGAAGGCGCATGCGAGATTGCGCGGCGGTCGCGCGGGACACCGCGGATTGCCGGACGGCTGTTGCGGCGGGTGGTGGATTTTGCCGTGGTCGAAGGCGATGGCAAGATCACCAAGGCGCTGGCCGATGACGCGCTGACGCGGTTGGGCGTCGACAACCTTGGGCTGGATGGGGCCGACCGGCGCTATCTGCGTCTGATTGCCGAGGCGTATCAGGGTGGGCCGGTCGGAATCGAAACGATCAGTGCGGCGCTATCGGAAAGCCGTGATGCACTGGAAGAGGTGATTGAGCCCTTCCTGTTGCAGCAGGGGCTTATCCAACGCACGCCGCGGGGCCGGATGCTGGCGCAGGGGGGTTGGCGGCATCTGGGGCTTGCCCCGCCGAAAGCGGCGGGCCAGAGCGATCTGTTCGGAAAATAG
- a CDS encoding MaoC family dehydratase produces MLDNMPRGTITIEEIEMGMTRHLRKVVTDEDIEMFAQVSTDRNPVHLDDDYAQDTIFEGRIAHGMLTAGLISAVIGEQLPGHGTVYMGQTLKFLGPVRPGDSVLAEVEVIGIDHGKRRVQLDCRCLVNGKKVLIGEATVLAPSGKFD; encoded by the coding sequence ATGTTGGACAACATGCCGCGCGGGACCATCACCATCGAAGAAATCGAGATGGGCATGACGCGCCACTTGCGCAAAGTCGTGACCGACGAGGATATCGAGATGTTCGCGCAGGTCTCGACCGACCGGAACCCGGTGCATCTTGATGACGATTATGCCCAGGACACAATCTTTGAAGGGCGCATCGCCCACGGCATGCTGACCGCTGGCCTGATCTCGGCGGTGATCGGCGAACAACTGCCCGGTCACGGCACCGTCTACATGGGTCAGACCCTCAAGTTCCTTGGCCCCGTGCGCCCAGGCGATAGCGTTCTGGCCGAGGTCGAGGTAATCGGCATCGACCACGGCAAACGCCGGGTGCAACTCGATTGCCGCTGCCTCGTGAATGGCAAGAAAGTCCTGATCGGCGAGGCCACCGTGCTCGCCCCCTCGGGCAAGTTCGACTAA
- a CDS encoding TIGR01459 family HAD-type hydrolase, which yields MTQVISALSEVSDRYEALFVDLWGCVHNGVKALPEAVTALIKYREQGGVVILVTNSPRPRHGVEKQLKTFGVPDDCWDSIATSGDSARAAMFRGVVGEKVFFIGEDRDSKFFEPLRLIENPANIQCVPLDQAEGIVCTGPFDPTADPSEMRPQFLYAKQKGLKLLCANPDIVVDRGDHREFCAGALARLYTEMGGESLYFGKPHPPIYDLSRRRLAALGHDIADDAILAIGDGIHTDIAGAMGENIDSLFISGGLAAKETKTSHHPDEGALNDYLTKEKSNPTYTIGRLR from the coding sequence ATGACACAAGTGATTTCCGCCCTTTCCGAGGTTTCAGACCGCTACGAGGCCCTCTTCGTCGATCTCTGGGGCTGCGTTCACAATGGTGTCAAGGCCCTGCCCGAGGCGGTCACGGCCCTTATCAAGTACCGCGAACAAGGCGGCGTCGTGATCCTCGTCACCAACTCTCCCCGCCCGCGCCACGGGGTCGAGAAACAACTAAAGACCTTCGGCGTGCCGGACGATTGCTGGGATTCCATCGCCACCTCGGGCGACAGCGCCCGCGCGGCCATGTTTCGTGGCGTGGTCGGGGAAAAAGTATTCTTCATCGGCGAAGACCGCGACAGCAAGTTCTTCGAGCCCCTGCGCCTGATCGAAAACCCGGCTAACATCCAATGCGTCCCCCTCGATCAGGCCGAGGGTATCGTTTGCACCGGCCCCTTCGATCCAACCGCCGACCCGTCCGAAATGCGCCCGCAGTTCCTTTATGCCAAGCAAAAGGGCCTGAAGCTTCTTTGTGCCAATCCCGATATTGTAGTGGACCGTGGCGATCACCGGGAATTCTGCGCCGGGGCGCTGGCACGGCTTTACACCGAGATGGGCGGCGAAAGCCTGTACTTTGGCAAACCGCACCCGCCGATCTACGACCTTTCCCGCCGCCGCCTCGCCGCACTTGGTCATGACATCGCCGACGATGCGATTCTCGCCATCGGCGACGGTATCCATACCGATATCGCCGGGGCCATGGGCGAGAACATCGATTCCCTGTTCATTTCCGGCGGCCTTGCGGCCAAGGAAACCAAAACGTCGCACCACCCCGACGAGGGCGCACTAAACGACTATCTGACAAAGGAAAAATCCAATCCGACCTATACGATCGGCCGCCTGCGATAA
- a CDS encoding flavin reductase family protein, whose translation MSAARDAFINAMRQVASTVTVVTTDGPAGRAGATVSAFTSLSADPPSVLVCLKDDSRIAKAVRENGVFCVNVLPEDAVKLAQSFAGANDEKQPNRFAGLEVSDTEFGPILPRATAFTCSLERTVGHGTHEICIGAVTGISNAGEAPLAYMHGSFHVVRPKRAV comes from the coding sequence ATGAGCGCGGCACGGGATGCCTTTATCAATGCCATGCGGCAGGTGGCCTCGACCGTGACGGTGGTGACGACAGACGGCCCGGCGGGCCGGGCCGGTGCGACCGTGAGCGCCTTTACGTCATTATCGGCGGACCCCCCATCGGTTCTGGTGTGTTTGAAAGACGACAGCCGGATTGCAAAAGCGGTGCGCGAGAATGGCGTTTTTTGCGTGAATGTCCTGCCCGAGGATGCGGTCAAACTCGCCCAGAGTTTCGCCGGAGCCAATGACGAGAAGCAGCCCAACCGATTTGCCGGGCTGGAGGTGTCGGATACGGAATTCGGCCCGATCCTGCCGCGGGCGACGGCCTTTACCTGTTCGCTGGAGCGGACGGTGGGCCATGGCACGCACGAGATTTGTATCGGTGCGGTCACCGGGATTTCCAATGCGGGCGAAGCCCCCCTGGCCTATATGCACGGGTCATTTCACGTGGTGCGGCCGAAGCGGGCCGTCTGA